The following proteins are encoded in a genomic region of Clostridium kluyveri:
- a CDS encoding ATP-binding cassette domain-containing protein — MKYNTEDGDFIIFSGPSGCGKATLLNMIGVIEKFDNGEIMRLT; from the coding sequence ATCAAATACAATACAGAAGATGGGGATTTTATCATATTTTCCGGACCAAGTGGTTGTGGTAAAGCAACTTTATTAAATATGATTGGGGTAATTGAAAAATTTGATAATGGGGAAATAATGCGCTTGACTTAG
- a CDS encoding flavodoxin translates to MSKSLVAFFSYSGNTEVIANVIKENVGGELFQIKTVESYPTNYNRVVDKARQEQSVNYRPELAVKVTGMDSYDIIYIGYPNWCNTIPMAVFTFFESYDFSGKTIIPFCTHGGGGMGRSTTDIKKLCPNSNVLEGLAVRGSSVNKAGKDVSAWLSEIGVI, encoded by the coding sequence ATGTCAAAAAGTCTTGTTGCATTTTTTTCATATTCGGGAAATACAGAGGTTATTGCAAATGTCATAAAAGAAAATGTTGGTGGTGAGCTTTTCCAAATAAAAACAGTTGAATCTTATCCAACTAATTATAATAGAGTTGTGGATAAGGCTAGACAGGAGCAAAGTGTCAATTACAGACCGGAACTAGCAGTAAAAGTCACTGGTATGGATTCTTATGACATAATTTACATTGGTTATCCTAATTGGTGTAATACAATACCAATGGCGGTATTTACATTCTTTGAGTCATATGATTTTTCTGGAAAAACAATCATACCATTCTGCACACATGGTGGAGGTGGCATGGGTAGAAGCACAACAGATATCAAAAAACTTTGTCCAAATTCAAATGTCTTAGAAGGCTTAGCAGTCAGAGGAAGTAGTGTTAATAAAGCAGGAAAAGATGTATCAGCATGGTTGAGTGAAATTGGTGTTATTTAA